The following proteins come from a genomic window of Acetivibrio cellulolyticus CD2:
- a CDS encoding Fur family transcriptional regulator, giving the protein MSTRSCYKTKQKDLILAYLAGKKNQYVSVDMIAECLKGKVGITTIYRYLDKLIKEGVVLKRTLSDSKNAYYQYLEPSENSLNQYNLLCVECGQILHLGCNYLDELSIYVQKELSFKIDNHKTIFNGYCENCIDEKQ; this is encoded by the coding sequence ATGAGTACAAGAAGTTGCTACAAAACTAAACAGAAGGATTTGATTTTAGCTTACCTTGCAGGTAAGAAAAATCAATATGTTTCAGTTGATATGATCGCAGAATGCCTCAAAGGGAAAGTTGGAATAACAACAATATACCGCTACCTGGATAAGCTTATTAAAGAAGGTGTCGTTCTCAAGCGCACTTTATCTGATAGTAAGAATGCTTACTATCAGTACTTAGAACCGTCAGAAAATAGTTTAAATCAATATAATCTTTTATGTGTTGAATGTGGACAGATACTTCATTTGGGGTGTAATTATCTTGATGAGTTGTCAATATACGTACAGAAAGAGCTTAGTTTTAAAATAGATAATCATAAGACTATATTTAATGGGTACTGTGAAAATTGTATTGATGAAAAACAATAA
- a CDS encoding 4Fe-4S binding protein, with protein MQIAVLSGKGGTGKTFVSVNMAYAKGKSVYVDCDVEEPNGRLFLKPQVKLLEKVNAMVPSVDANKCTGCRKCVELCKFNALAYIKNKLLVFQELCHACKGCVMLCPQKALSESGRHIGQIEHGVSGEIEVITGVLNTGEATGVPIIRKLLSRLHGRAVDEVNDQLGCLGEQLTKSTTSPELPKNSTVIVDCPPGSACSVMESIKDSDFCLMVAEPTVFGIHNLDMVYRLVKLFDKPHALVVNKDMAGHSATLHCSPCNPGDRSLIEKYCCDNDIRIIASIPYDPVLALANSKGLVAAQEYEKYLGFFKEILDTIEQEVCHEAACNTER; from the coding sequence ATGCAGATAGCTGTTTTAAGCGGAAAGGGCGGCACCGGAAAAACCTTCGTATCGGTAAATATGGCTTATGCCAAAGGTAAATCTGTCTATGTTGATTGTGATGTGGAGGAACCAAATGGCAGATTGTTTTTAAAGCCGCAGGTTAAGCTGCTGGAGAAAGTCAATGCAATGGTTCCGTCTGTTGATGCAAACAAGTGCACAGGATGCCGGAAATGTGTGGAGTTGTGCAAATTTAACGCTTTAGCCTATATAAAAAATAAGCTGCTGGTATTTCAAGAATTGTGCCATGCATGCAAGGGTTGTGTGATGCTGTGTCCACAGAAAGCTCTTTCAGAATCCGGCAGGCACATAGGGCAAATTGAACATGGAGTATCGGGAGAGATCGAGGTTATTACTGGAGTTTTAAATACAGGTGAGGCTACAGGAGTGCCAATTATTCGAAAGCTTTTATCCAGGCTGCATGGGCGAGCAGTCGATGAAGTCAACGACCAGCTAGGATGCTTAGGCGAGCAGTTGACAAAGTCAACGACCAGCCCGGAGCTACCGAAAAATAGTACTGTGATTGTAGACTGTCCGCCTGGAAGTGCCTGCAGCGTTATGGAAAGCATCAAGGATTCCGATTTTTGCCTGATGGTGGCTGAACCAACGGTGTTTGGAATTCATAACCTTGATATGGTGTACAGGCTAGTGAAGCTGTTTGATAAGCCTCATGCACTTGTTGTTAACAAAGACATGGCTGGTCATTCCGCTACGCTTCATTGCTCGCCATGCAACCCTGGTGATAGAAGCTTAATTGAAAAGTATTGCTGTGACAACGATATCAGGATTATAGCTTCTATTCCGTATGATCCCGTGCTTGCATTGGCTAATTCAAAAGGGCTTGTTGCAGCACAAGAATATGAGAAATACCTTGGCTTTTTCAAGGAAATACTTGATACCATTGAGCAGGAGGTGTGCCATGAAGCAGCTTGTAATACTGAGCGGTAA
- a CDS encoding MerR family transcriptional regulator yields MFDEDKGLYTIGTIAELIGEHPETLRVWERNDLLRPNREGYQRKYSNNDVKRLKFIKHLMHEKGLNIAGVKHLTSMYSCWYKRNCKGGATQNSPVPVNESKPCWKLEGTFCLVASDKAEMCSTCDMVKKCTGCTGCK; encoded by the coding sequence ATGTTTGATGAAGACAAAGGATTGTATACTATAGGCACAATTGCGGAATTAATTGGAGAGCATCCTGAGACGCTAAGGGTTTGGGAGAGGAACGATCTTTTACGCCCTAACAGGGAGGGATATCAAAGAAAATATTCCAATAATGACGTGAAAAGGCTTAAGTTTATAAAGCACCTTATGCATGAAAAAGGTCTGAATATTGCCGGGGTAAAGCATTTAACCTCAATGTATTCCTGCTGGTATAAACGTAACTGCAAGGGTGGGGCAACACAGAACAGCCCTGTTCCTGTAAATGAATCGAAGCCTTGCTGGAAGCTTGAGGGAACCTTTTGCCTTGTTGCAAGTGATAAGGCTGAAATGTGCAGTACGTGTGATATGGTTAAAAAGTGCACAGGCTGTACAGGATGCAAATAA
- a CDS encoding DUF5320 domain-containing protein — MNSISETKYLKSTAAWLSSQLEAVNKRLSDLNSQS; from the coding sequence ATGAATAGTATAAGCGAAACTAAATATTTAAAAAGCACAGCAGCCTGGTTGAGTTCGCAGTTGGAAGCAGTAAATAAGAGGTTATCTGATTTGAATTCTCAATCATAG
- a CDS encoding NifB/NifX family molybdenum-iron cluster-binding protein codes for MKIAVASEGRIVAQHFGHCEGFNVFTVQEGKATGSKFVQNPGHKPGFLPNYLNEMGVNVIISGGMGGGAIEIFNEKGIQVVTGATGDVEETVNRFLAGNLESTGSVCQEHQHSDSCGGHS; via the coding sequence ATGAAAATTGCAGTTGCAAGTGAAGGAAGAATAGTAGCACAGCATTTTGGACACTGTGAAGGGTTTAACGTATTTACAGTACAGGAGGGTAAGGCTACAGGCAGCAAATTTGTTCAAAACCCCGGGCACAAGCCAGGTTTTTTGCCGAATTATCTTAATGAAATGGGTGTTAATGTTATTATTTCCGGCGGTATGGGTGGAGGAGCTATAGAAATATTTAATGAAAAGGGTATACAGGTAGTTACCGGAGCAACAGGAGATGTTGAGGAGACAGTAAATAGATTCCTTGCAGGAAATCTGGAATCAACCGGCAGTGTATGCCAAGAACATCAGCATAGTGACAGCTGCGGAGGGCATAGCTGA
- a CDS encoding P-loop NTPase — protein sequence MSECSCDCTSTDCASEGCSSNGCGSKPGRMASSEAKRNDQQQDFLEKTHELNRIKKVIGVVSGKGGVGKSLVTSTLAVLMRRKGYKVGILDADITGPSIPKMFGITKKAEGSELGIYPEKTHNNINVMSVNLLLEKDDSPVIWRGPIISGTVKQFWTDVIWGDVDYLFLDMPPGTGDVPLTVFQSIPLNGIVIVTSPQDLVSLIVRKAYNMAKSMNIPVLGIVENMSWIRCPDCGKDIQLFGKSKIEEIASKLGVPVLGKMPIDPSVAELCDKGDIEKLNHSYLDSAVEYIENGTMDKCPIKKKWSDQ from the coding sequence ATGAGTGAGTGTAGTTGCGATTGCACCAGCACAGATTGTGCAAGTGAAGGATGTTCTTCAAATGGATGTGGAAGTAAGCCTGGACGCATGGCGAGCAGTGAAGCGAAGCGGAACGACCAGCAACAAGACTTCCTTGAGAAAACCCATGAACTTAACCGAATTAAAAAGGTAATCGGTGTAGTCAGTGGAAAAGGCGGTGTAGGTAAGTCTCTAGTAACATCAACTTTAGCGGTGTTGATGAGAAGAAAGGGGTACAAGGTAGGCATCCTTGATGCGGATATTACTGGTCCATCCATACCTAAAATGTTTGGTATTACTAAAAAAGCCGAGGGAAGTGAGCTAGGGATTTATCCTGAAAAAACTCATAACAATATAAATGTAATGTCAGTAAACCTACTGCTTGAAAAGGATGATTCTCCAGTAATTTGGAGAGGACCTATAATTTCGGGTACAGTAAAACAATTCTGGACGGATGTGATATGGGGAGATGTCGATTATCTTTTTCTCGATATGCCTCCGGGAACCGGAGATGTACCTTTAACAGTATTTCAGTCCATACCCTTGAACGGTATAGTTATTGTCACATCGCCTCAGGATTTGGTTTCATTAATAGTCAGGAAGGCATATAACATGGCTAAATCTATGAATATACCTGTACTGGGTATTGTAGAAAACATGAGCTGGATCAGGTGCCCTGACTGCGGTAAAGACATCCAGTTATTCGGAAAAAGCAAAATAGAGGAAATAGCTTCCAAGCTGGGTGTGCCTGTACTTGGAAAGATGCCTATCGATCCATCAGTAGCCGAACTTTGCGATAAGGGAGACATTGAAAAGTTAAACCATTCTTATCTTGATAGTGCTGTTGAGTATATAGAAAATGGCACTATGGATAAATGCCCAATTAAAAAGAAATGGAGTGATCAATAA
- a CDS encoding WG repeat-containing protein: MKKFLFTFIMILMFLPTLSLQAANNSIIVKLNGDVLSFDQPPIIDSGRTLLPIRAIFEELGATVTWDSKTQTAIGEKDGKKVILKLNDKNAQIDGKPVTLDVPVKMISNRTFAPARFVAESFGAIVNWDSSTKVMNISFATDETVLYPIRENGKWGYIDKSGKIVVEPTYSDAKLFKYGVGAVLMKDDLGERWGLIDKTGKVVLDLAYDSIEVSTEHFYKLKLKTNWGFYNVYSHKVITPIYSLVMDFCEGMAAVYSSSSNKGYINRSGNEIIPIFYTSRSLSNFSEGVVYLEVEKEHYYTYTKLIVDQQNKTLIDFDKLGLVPLSDEFHDGLFPVLIPDKDKVNGQVGFINKSGNIVKKVDYFTTINGHLDYKNGFAEIENTNPSDYTTLYGFIDTTGRVLEPKYDEVRSFSDGMAMVMIDADKTDYSVSSNKWGFIDSSGKGVIEPQYAEVSDFVNGFASYRKFTSGLWGQTAEGFIDKTGKEILPPTYASIESFSKDGFAVVLLRPDIITNEYGLIDKTGKIIVEPKYDEMQYYENGLARAKLDEKYIYFDTTGKVIWSEK; encoded by the coding sequence ATGAAAAAGTTTTTATTTACTTTTATAATGATACTTATGTTTTTGCCTACTTTATCATTACAAGCAGCAAATAATAGTATCATTGTAAAATTAAATGGTGATGTTCTCTCATTTGACCAACCACCAATAATTGATAGCGGAAGGACTCTTCTTCCAATAAGGGCTATATTTGAGGAACTAGGTGCCACGGTTACTTGGGATTCAAAAACTCAAACAGCTATTGGTGAAAAAGATGGCAAGAAAGTAATCTTGAAACTAAACGACAAGAATGCTCAAATTGACGGTAAGCCTGTAACTCTTGATGTACCAGTAAAAATGATAAGCAACAGGACATTTGCACCAGCAAGGTTCGTTGCAGAAAGCTTTGGAGCAATTGTAAACTGGGACTCATCAACTAAAGTTATGAACATTTCTTTTGCTACAGACGAGACAGTTCTCTACCCAATCAGAGAAAATGGAAAATGGGGATACATAGATAAGTCAGGTAAGATAGTTGTTGAACCTACATATAGCGATGCCAAGCTATTTAAATATGGAGTTGGTGCCGTACTTATGAAAGATGACCTGGGTGAACGTTGGGGTCTTATAGATAAGACCGGAAAGGTAGTTTTAGACCTAGCTTACGATAGCATTGAAGTATCTACAGAACACTTTTATAAGCTTAAATTAAAAACCAACTGGGGGTTTTATAATGTTTATAGCCATAAAGTTATAACTCCGATCTATAGCTTAGTAATGGATTTTTGCGAAGGAATGGCTGCAGTATACTCTAGTTCATCTAACAAAGGCTATATTAATAGATCAGGAAATGAAATCATTCCAATTTTCTACACATCACGTAGTCTCAGTAACTTTTCTGAAGGCGTTGTTTATTTAGAAGTTGAAAAGGAACATTATTATACTTACACTAAACTGATCGTTGATCAACAAAATAAAACCCTTATTGACTTTGATAAATTAGGTTTAGTCCCCCTTTCCGATGAATTTCATGATGGCTTATTTCCAGTCCTGATACCGGATAAGGATAAAGTTAATGGACAAGTTGGTTTTATAAACAAATCAGGAAATATAGTTAAGAAAGTTGATTATTTTACAACAATAAATGGTCATCTTGATTATAAAAATGGATTTGCGGAGATTGAAAATACCAACCCATCAGATTATACTACATTATATGGTTTTATTGATACTACTGGCAGAGTATTAGAACCAAAATACGATGAAGTACGCAGTTTTTCCGATGGCATGGCAATGGTAATGATAGACGCAGATAAGACAGATTATTCTGTTAGTTCTAATAAATGGGGTTTTATAGATTCATCAGGAAAGGGAGTAATTGAACCTCAATATGCTGAAGTTAGTGATTTTGTGAACGGTTTTGCTTCATACCGCAAATTCACTAGTGGTTTATGGGGACAAACAGCTGAAGGGTTTATAGATAAGACAGGTAAAGAAATTCTTCCGCCTACTTACGCTTCAATAGAGAGCTTTAGTAAAGATGGCTTTGCCGTCGTACTTTTGAGACCCGATATCATTACTAATGAGTATGGTCTTATTGATAAGACAGGTAAAATAATAGTTGAGCCCAAATATGATGAAATGCAATATTATGAAAACGGTCTTGCCAGAGCAAAACTTGACGAAAAATATATATACTTTGATACGACAGGAAAAGTTATATGGAGTGAAAAATAA
- a CDS encoding NifB/NifX family molybdenum-iron cluster-binding protein: MKIAVPSEGNTIESSVCQSFGRTYYFVVADSETHEYKVIDNQAVSSQGGAGIKAAQAVVDSGADAVVTFHCGQNAADVLKAADIKIMKAVPGTVSEMIQKYKAGELAELTEIHPGYHQHGG, from the coding sequence ATGAAAATTGCAGTCCCATCTGAGGGAAACACAATAGAGAGCAGTGTATGTCAGTCTTTTGGACGTACTTACTACTTTGTAGTTGCTGATTCTGAAACACATGAGTATAAAGTAATTGATAATCAGGCGGTCAGTAGCCAGGGAGGAGCAGGAATAAAGGCTGCTCAAGCTGTAGTGGACAGTGGTGCGGATGCGGTGGTAACCTTCCATTGCGGTCAGAATGCAGCTGATGTGCTGAAGGCTGCAGATATTAAAATAATGAAGGCAGTTCCCGGTACAGTCTCAGAAATGATTCAAAAATACAAGGCAGGGGAGCTTGCTGAGCTGACTGAGATACATCCGGGGTACCACCAGCATGGAGGCTAA
- a CDS encoding nucleotide-binding protein, translating into MKQLVILSGKGGTGKTTVAASFIALAQNKVYADCDVDAPNLQLVYAAGTGSETEDFYGYQKAVKYDDYCIRCGKCEELCQFGAIKDGKVNPYECEGCGVCEAFCPSTNEHGKKAIRLENNVSGKTMVYRNEVEVFSTAELKMGNGASGKLVTQVRKNLYNSMNGQKFVIIDGSPGIGCPVIASVTGVDMVLVVTEPTLSGMHDMERIVETANKFGAACVVCINKFDVNLVNTQKIEEYCALRNIPVAGRIPFDPQVVEAVNTGRPVVLIDNSPAKDSILEIWKAVSSILLKDN; encoded by the coding sequence ATGAAGCAGCTTGTAATACTGAGCGGTAAAGGCGGGACTGGAAAAACAACAGTTGCGGCATCCTTTATAGCTCTTGCACAAAACAAGGTATATGCAGACTGTGATGTGGATGCACCAAACCTCCAGCTTGTATATGCTGCAGGTACCGGTTCTGAAACTGAAGATTTTTATGGGTATCAGAAGGCTGTAAAATATGACGATTACTGTATACGTTGTGGAAAGTGCGAGGAGTTATGCCAGTTTGGGGCCATAAAGGATGGAAAAGTAAATCCATATGAGTGTGAAGGCTGCGGTGTTTGTGAGGCTTTCTGTCCTTCTACAAATGAGCATGGAAAGAAGGCAATCCGGCTCGAAAACAACGTATCGGGAAAGACAATGGTGTATAGAAATGAAGTCGAGGTTTTCTCAACAGCAGAACTTAAAATGGGAAACGGTGCTTCTGGAAAGTTGGTCACACAAGTTAGGAAGAACCTCTATAATTCCATGAACGGACAGAAGTTTGTCATAATAGACGGGTCTCCAGGTATCGGTTGTCCAGTAATTGCTTCCGTTACAGGAGTTGATATGGTTCTTGTGGTAACTGAGCCTACATTGTCAGGTATGCATGATATGGAGAGGATTGTGGAGACGGCAAATAAATTTGGTGCTGCTTGTGTTGTATGTATTAACAAGTTTGATGTAAACCTTGTAAATACGCAAAAGATTGAAGAATACTGTGCACTGAGAAATATTCCGGTGGCTGGCAGGATACCTTTCGATCCACAGGTGGTTGAAGCAGTCAATACGGGAAGACCAGTAGTATTAATTGATAATAGCCCTGCCAAGGATTCGATTTTGGAAATATGGAAAGCTGTATCATCAATACTGCTGAAGGATAATTGA
- a CDS encoding WG repeat-containing protein, whose protein sequence is MKKFLFTFIMVLMFLPTLSLQAANNSIIVKLNGDVLSFDQPPIIDNGRTLLPIRAIFEELGATVTWDSKTQTAIGEKDGKKVMLKLNNKNAQIDGKPVTLDVPVKMVSNRTFAPARFVAESFGAIVNWDSSTKVMNISFATDETVLYPIRENGKWGYIDKSGKIVVEPTYSDAKLFKYGVGAVLMKDDLGERWGLIDKTGKVVLDLAYDSIEESTEHFYRLKLKKKWGYYNVYSHKVITPIYSAATDFSEGMAGVYTDSSYKAYINRSGNEIIPIFCISDRLSYFSECVVFLSLVNEDYTYTKLIVDQQNKTLIDFDKLGLVPLFDEFHDGLFPVLIPDKDNVNGQVGFINKSGNIVKKVDYFTTINDILDFRNGFAQIKNTNPSDDTSLYGFIDTTGRIIEPKYDSVGNFSDGMAKVTVDTDKNDHSIKSEKCGFIDSSGKEVIKPQYPLVSDFVNGFASYCKLDNSYLGLTAEGFIDKTGKEILPPTYTSISSFSKDGFAAIYLEIDINTVKHGLIDKTGKTIIAPKYDEMQYYENGLARAKLDEKNIYFDPTGKVVWSEK, encoded by the coding sequence ATGAAAAAGTTTTTATTTACTTTTATAATGGTACTTATGTTTTTGCCTACTTTATCATTACAAGCAGCAAATAATAGTATCATTGTAAAATTAAATGGGGATGTTCTCTCATTTGACCAACCACCAATAATTGATAATGGAAGGACTCTTCTTCCAATAAGGGCTATATTCGAGGAACTAGGTGCCACGGTTACTTGGGATTCAAAAACTCAAACAGCTATTGGTGAAAAAGATGGCAAGAAAGTAATGTTGAAACTAAACAACAAGAATGCTCAAATTGACGGTAAGCCTGTAACTCTAGATGTACCGGTAAAAATGGTAAGCAACAGGACATTTGCACCAGCAAGGTTCGTTGCAGAAAGCTTTGGAGCAATTGTAAACTGGGACTCATCAACTAAAGTTATGAACATTTCTTTTGCTACAGACGAGACAGTTCTCTACCCAATCAGAGAAAATGGAAAATGGGGATACATAGATAAGTCAGGTAAGATAGTTGTTGAACCTACATATAGCGATGCCAAGCTATTTAAATATGGAGTTGGTGCTGTACTTATGAAAGATGACCTGGGTGAACGTTGGGGTCTTATAGATAAGACCGGAAAAGTAGTTTTAGACCTGGCTTACGATAGTATTGAAGAATCTACAGAACACTTTTATAGGCTTAAATTAAAAAAGAAATGGGGATATTATAATGTTTACAGCCATAAAGTTATAACTCCGATCTATAGTGCAGCAACAGATTTTAGCGAAGGAATGGCTGGAGTTTACACTGATTCATCTTACAAAGCCTATATTAACAGATCTGGAAATGAAATCATTCCAATCTTTTGTATTTCTGATAGGCTAAGCTACTTCTCTGAATGCGTTGTTTTTTTATCACTTGTAAATGAAGATTATACTTACACTAAACTGATCGTTGATCAACAAAATAAAACCCTTATTGACTTTGATAAATTAGGTTTAGTCCCGCTTTTCGATGAATTTCATGATGGCTTGTTTCCAGTCCTTATACCTGACAAAGATAATGTTAATGGACAAGTTGGTTTTATAAACAAGTCAGGAAATATAGTTAAGAAAGTTGATTATTTTACAACAATAAATGATATTCTTGATTTTAGAAATGGATTTGCACAAATTAAAAATACCAACCCATCAGATGATACTTCATTATATGGTTTTATTGATACTACTGGCAGAATTATAGAACCAAAATACGATAGTGTAGGTAATTTTTCCGATGGTATGGCAAAAGTAACGGTAGACACTGATAAAAATGACCATTCAATTAAATCTGAAAAATGCGGTTTTATTGATTCATCAGGAAAGGAAGTAATTAAGCCTCAATATCCTCTAGTTAGTGATTTTGTTAACGGTTTTGCTTCATACTGTAAATTAGATAATAGTTATTTGGGACTAACAGCCGAAGGGTTTATAGATAAGACAGGTAAAGAAATTCTTCCTCCTACTTACACTTCCATAAGTAGCTTTAGTAAAGATGGCTTTGCCGCCATATATCTGGAAATTGATATTAATACTGTTAAACACGGTCTTATTGATAAGACAGGTAAAACAATAATTGCGCCAAAATATGATGAAATGCAATATTATGAAAATGGTCTTGCCAGAGCAAAACTTGACGAAAAAAATATATACTTTGATCCAACAGGAAAAGTTGTATGGAGTGAAAAATAA
- a CDS encoding iron-sulfur cluster scaffold-like protein gives MYTEKVLDHFMSPRNTGSMPDADAEGKMGDPKCGDSLNIYIKVNNDVIEDISFLAFGCAASIATSSMTTELVKGKTLEEALKITEQDVIDALDGLPEEKKHCSNLGVSALKKAIQNYMQKLDV, from the coding sequence TTGTACACAGAAAAGGTTTTAGATCATTTTATGAGTCCAAGAAATACAGGAAGCATGCCGGATGCTGATGCGGAAGGTAAAATGGGTGATCCAAAATGCGGAGATTCATTGAATATTTACATTAAAGTAAATAATGATGTTATTGAAGATATCAGCTTTCTCGCTTTTGGGTGTGCTGCTTCTATAGCAACCAGCAGTATGACGACAGAGCTTGTTAAGGGAAAAACACTCGAGGAAGCTTTGAAAATTACTGAGCAGGATGTGATTGATGCTCTGGATGGATTGCCTGAGGAGAAAAAGCACTGTTCAAACTTGGGAGTAAGTGCATTGAAAAAGGCTATTCAGAATTATATGCAGAAACTCGATGTATAG
- a CDS encoding C-GCAxxG-C-C family (seleno)protein, with protein sequence MSVNTAKNHYLGKEGYTRMNCAQSVISAFKEKYNLSTEAIEAFRNFGTGRAPEGLCGALYAAKYIFEKYAAVEKSIELEKYFFDQAGAVKCDEIRMRKKLSCLGCVEKCAEFLERG encoded by the coding sequence ATGTCTGTAAATACTGCGAAAAATCATTACCTTGGCAAAGAGGGATATACAAGAATGAATTGTGCACAATCGGTGATTAGTGCGTTTAAAGAAAAATATAATTTGAGTACTGAAGCCATTGAAGCTTTCAGAAATTTTGGTACCGGCAGAGCCCCAGAAGGATTATGTGGTGCTTTATATGCAGCAAAGTATATTTTTGAAAAATATGCTGCTGTAGAAAAAAGTATTGAGTTGGAAAAATATTTTTTCGATCAAGCAGGCGCAGTAAAATGCGATGAGATTAGAATGCGCAAAAAATTATCCTGCCTTGGTTGCGTTGAAAAATGTGCAGAGTTTTTAGAGAGAGGATAA
- a CDS encoding metal ABC transporter ATP-binding protein has product FAVKDVSFELMQGDYLYIVGENGSGKSTLMKGILGLLKPANGQIIFNGLKQKEIGYLPQQTVIQKDFPASVYEVVLSGCLNRHGFMPFYSKKDRENAKNNIKHLGIEAFKKKSYRDLSGGQQQRVLLARALCATDKLLMLDEPVSGLDPVVTSEMYSLLYELNYKHGITIIMISHDIKSAVQYGNKILHMQTSSLFFGSTTEYMNTDIGIRMMGA; this is encoded by the coding sequence TTTGCTGTAAAGGATGTAAGCTTTGAATTAATGCAGGGAGACTATCTTTATATTGTTGGAGAAAACGGCTCGGGCAAAAGTACTTTAATGAAAGGCATTCTAGGTCTATTGAAACCTGCCAATGGTCAGATTATATTTAACGGATTAAAACAAAAGGAAATAGGCTATCTTCCTCAACAAACAGTTATTCAAAAAGATTTTCCGGCAAGTGTATATGAGGTAGTACTTTCAGGTTGTTTAAATCGGCATGGATTTATGCCGTTTTATTCAAAAAAAGATAGAGAAAATGCTAAAAATAATATAAAACATCTTGGGATTGAAGCATTTAAAAAGAAGTCTTACCGTGATTTATCTGGCGGGCAACAACAGCGCGTGCTTTTAGCACGTGCTCTGTGCGCTACCGATAAGCTATTAATGCTGGATGAACCGGTTTCAGGTCTTGATCCCGTAGTGACTTCTGAAATGTATTCCTTGCTTTATGAGCTAAATTATAAACATGGTATAACAATAATTATGATATCCCATGATATAAAGAGTGCTGTTCAATATGGAAATAAGATTTTACATATGCAAACATCATCTTTGTTTTTTGGCTCCACAACAGAATATATGAATACAGATATAGGTATTAGAATGATGGGGGCTTAA
- a CDS encoding C-GCAxxG-C-C family protein — translation MKDNPEYAVKLFNDGYNCSQAVIGAYCEELGMDREMALKLASSFGGGMGRLREVCGAVSAIFMVAGLKYGYTDPKDKVIKQKHYELVQLLSQRFKEKNGSIICRELLGLEIKHDSPVPDARTKEYYKKRPCVELVKCAAEIVDEVLKEKEVGSC, via the coding sequence TTGAAGGATAATCCTGAATATGCAGTTAAATTGTTTAATGATGGTTATAATTGCTCACAGGCGGTTATAGGAGCATATTGTGAAGAACTAGGCATGGACAGGGAAATGGCACTAAAACTAGCATCTTCATTTGGTGGAGGAATGGGAAGGCTCAGGGAGGTTTGTGGTGCTGTTTCTGCAATATTCATGGTTGCCGGGCTTAAATATGGGTATACTGACCCAAAGGATAAGGTAATAAAGCAAAAGCATTATGAGTTGGTTCAGTTGCTTTCTCAAAGATTTAAAGAAAAAAACGGCTCCATTATATGCAGGGAGCTCCTAGGTTTAGAGATTAAACATGACTCTCCTGTACCAGATGCAAGAACAAAAGAATATTATAAGAAGCGTCCTTGTGTAGAGCTTGTAAAATGTGCAGCTGAAATAGTGGATGAAGTATTGAAGGAAAAGGAGGTTGGCTCATGCTAA
- a CDS encoding acyl-CoA thioesterase: MQSETQFIARYAETDQMGIVHHSNYPIWFEAGRTDFLKKSGMANSKIEELGILLPLSHIDCNFKSPARYEDEIVVKTTIRKMTCARIEFEYEIVKDKDGTLIAIGSTSHAWTDKSLKPLNIEKKLPELWCILKKAMG; the protein is encoded by the coding sequence TTGCAGTCAGAGACACAATTTATTGCAAGGTATGCCGAAACAGATCAGATGGGTATAGTACACCACTCAAATTACCCTATATGGTTTGAGGCAGGGAGAACTGATTTTCTAAAGAAGTCAGGAATGGCAAATTCAAAGATTGAGGAATTGGGTATACTGCTTCCACTTTCGCATATAGATTGCAACTTTAAAAGTCCAGCAAGATATGAGGACGAAATAGTTGTAAAAACAACAATCAGGAAGATGACCTGTGCAAGGATAGAATTTGAGTATGAGATTGTCAAAGATAAGGACGGAACCCTCATTGCAATTGGGAGTACATCGCATGCATGGACTGATAAATCTCTTAAACCTCTGAATATTGAAAAAAAGCTGCCAGAGTTGTGGTGTATTCTGAAAAAAGCCATGGGTTAA